TAAATAGTACTTTATTTACTCATTAAATACtcataatttgtaaaattttgatGCTGATATTTATCTTTGAAATAGTTGGCtgtagtgtatttttttttattctcataTAAAGTCAATATATTTTGTGTGAGAAGTTTGCATCTAGTTAGCAACTACCATGGTTATCTCAGGCTTTGTGGAGGAACCACCAAGATCTCAGCCTCTGGCAGAGTCTAGCTTAGTGAGAATGGCAAGGTACATAACTCACATAGATGTTGTGAGATTTGCATGACATAACTGTATAAATACCTAGAATACTGTCAGCATCTAGTTACAGCTTACTAAATATTGGGTTCTTGATGAGTAAATTGAAATCGAGGTAAAGATACAATTACCCATATCTTATTTGTATTTAACTTTGGTGTAATAGTGATTGCGGTTCTTGCCATTAATGTAATCACTTTTGCAACAACCTATCATTACTATATTTTAtccaatttttttccattttccaattCTAATATAGTAAAACATATATTGGTTGTcatcgttttttgtttgtttgtttgtttttatactttaagttctagagtacatgtgcacaacgtgcaggtttgttacatatgtatacttgtgtcatgttggtgtgctgcagccatcaactggtcagcacccatcaactcttcatttacatcaggtataactcccagtgcaatccctctcccctccccctccccataataggccccggtgtgtgatgttccccttcccgagtccaagtgatctcattgtaaAAGCTGTGCATTGTTGAGTATGAATCAGTAATTGACaacatattttctcatatttagtCTTATACGCTTCTCTCAATATAATCTTAAATATTCAGTTTCTTAAAGTTATGTATAATAGTGTGCACTTTGTTTCATGTTATATCACAGATTTAATGAGAAGTTGTTTAAAAACATCTCATATTTATACATTCGCAATCGTGTTAGTAGCAAAAAGACACCTACTATTTTTCAGTTTacagtggcattttttttttgagggacaTGTTTTCTAAGTTGTTGATTCCTCTCTAAAAGGTCTGAACTACTGAAGTTGTCAAATAGGGTTTCAgatttctcccttcccctccattTATACCCCAGAATCAGCTTCCTTTTCTGCCATGGATTATGTTTGGGTAAAAAAGGAAGACGGTTCGGATTGATAAAGCAATACTCCTGGGAAAAGACTATTAACATGTATAAAGGGATTTCCTTGCAATATAAATACTAGCGCGCACCCTCCTGGTGCCTCAGAGCCTTCCTGATGTATATATGCAGGTAGTGAGAATTGAATCGGCCCTTTGAGACAGTAATATAATAAAACTCTGATTTGGGGAGCAGCGGTTCTCCttatttttctactcttttgTGGGAATGAGTTGCCAAGCTTTTACTTCGGCTGATACCTTTATACCCCTGAATTCTGACGCCTCTGCAACTCTGCCTCTGATAATGCATCACAGTGCTGCCGAGTGTCTACCAGTCTCCAACCATGCCACCAATGTGATGTCTACAGGTACTGAGTCCTATGACAGTTTACAGCTGGCGGGGCCTAAAGATTTCAGAATGAATGCTTTGAATCTTGGTAGTTAAAAAtctttttgcttctttcattttacCACTCCAATTTAATTTGTCTTAAGTGAAGTAAGTATTAAGCATATCTAAAAAGTCAACATgccaaagattttttaaagaaatattagtaAGTATAGTCATTTAAATCGTTCTTGGCTTTGTTATAAGCAGGAAAATCTGTTTTCTACATAAGGAAAGAGTGAACttggacattttaaatataaaagccatttaatggaaatatttatagaataaggAGCAAATGagatgaatattataaaataacgTAATGTTTAAAAGGTTCTACTTCTTTATCTTAAAGATTTATTTGGTTGTTAAATTACATTTACTACTATCTAAAAACAGCTATAAACCTTATATtaaacacaacagaaaaatcCAAATATCAACAACAATGGAtttcatagaataaaataattgagttttatttaacatatttttagcaTAAGATACAGAAATTATAGCCACAAATAACATGGCATTTAAAGCCCATTAACTAAGGTAAATTTTCTCAAGATTGCATTCTGAAGAGACTTACTTCACTTATAACCATGTTTTAACATTTATCtcatacaactttttaaaacaaaaattaaacttagGAATTCAAAGGCTCAACATAATCAGCCAAATACGTATGTTTTGCCAATGTGTTCATTCTTTATGCAGTAAAAAAGTGTATTAAAGTTGATTTACAAATGGACAAAGACTTGAATTGAGTAAATTTCTTCCATTGAATAGcaatataatatttacattccATTTGTTTTAAATGCAACCTGCCTCATATTTAGGAatgaaattatatacatttagaaaTCAAAATTAGAGTGGATACATTTATATTCTGATTTGAAGGATTTAAGCtctatcttttattattattaagcacTTTCTAAATATATGTGTAAGTTTGGCACCAATCTTCTGGATTTTAAAGAATCTAGAGGTCAGATATTTAGACTTTGGTAAAATCATTTAATGTAGAGATTTTTCAATAttaccttttaaattaaattatggaAATCCACCAAAGATTTCTATAATTTCATATAAAGGGTAATATAGGAAGTATTCTCCAGCAtaatttttggaaaagataataaagagtttttatcaaaaatatatgCTATGAATAAATCTAAGCAATTAACACATAGctaatcatatattttaaacagTAGGTCATCCTGTAGATTGAGGATAATGAGAATAATACATTATTTCTGTGTTTGAAGATAATTTGGCcagcatgaaaataaaattcagaattgaGGTAATAATCTAGTAAAATCTAATTTTATGCTCAAAAcgccatttatttacttaaaaataagtaacaattTATTTAGTAAATTCGCCTATCCTGTAGTTAACTTCCTAAAATCTGAAAGGCAAACATTATTTaagccttaaaattaaaaaagaattataattaaTAACAGTGACctacaaatgttttaaataatagcattgatttataatattttaatgaaattttaatgaaattttaatcaTATACATCTAATTATCTAAGGAACTATTATAGAAACACTGACTTAAATGGGAACACTTGAGTATTAAATGTGCTTTAtgataatttgtttaattttggaATGCACAGTAAGACTTTTATATGTAATCATTATATTGCAAACTGACTTTAGTTCTTTTGACTTattagttataaaataaaaatgcatacagatttttaaaaattaaacatttttctctattttaaagtaatatgttTTACTTTATGAAGTCATGTCTTTAATCACTAGATTGTATGTCGTTATTCTCAAAGGATTCTAACAGTACTTTATAACATCTCATTTATTAAAGAAGATAGTTATGTTTATGAAATCTAACCAATATATTcagaatatgaaggaaaaattgagaaaataaaatatataaggaaatattGACCAGTGGTTTTATTGTCAATATTTTGCACTCCCTTTCAACTTGATGATTTGTGTTTAAAACTTATAAGTCTAATAATTccaatttactttcaaaatacaCATTGATTTCCTGAAGCATACAACCATTTATGAATAGTTATGTTTATATATGGCTTTATGGCTTTATGGATGTTAAGTCACCCAATGAATGAACTTATTTTTTGACCAGCTTTATCATTAGAATGGTTGTATCAATTGTGTGTATGCAGACAACTTACAACCTCATAGTttcaacatcaaaataaatagatCATATATTGTTACGGGTTTTTAATAGCACTCTGAATTGGTGAGATTTTTATGATTGTATCTAATAAAAGGCTAGTTGCTCTGCCATTTCCACTTTGATGAAACAAATTCATCAGACAAATAAGCAAAAGTACACTGTTCAAGAGATAGTTTCTGTATTCATTCATACAGACTGCTTTATAATATCATGCAACACAAGAATTTTAAAGGACTATTCTTCTAGTCGGCGAGTTGCAATGTTTGCATTGAAGAGAACCTACAAGAATTCTACAACTCCCAAAAAACCAAGGTCCAAATTGCTCAGTCACCCCTTCATGAGGCACTCGTCACCACAGCACAGAGCACAGGATAATTAATGAAGTTCGTTTTGATGATTTATTATCTCATTACATGAGACAAACTTTGATCCCCCCTAGTTTTAACCTATTCATCAGAGAACTTacccaaaatgagaaaaaaatattggtaTATAACTTTAAGAACcacataaatgtgtatttttgaaataaaatgaatgtgtcTTGAATCCTTATACATTTTCTTACCAGTCCCATCTATTTTGTCTTTGATCCAAACTCCTAAATGTTTGTGCACACATTTCTTCGTGACAACGTTGGGAAACACAGCAACGGGACTTCATTATTCTGTTCCTTCCTGTCATTATGGAAACCAGCCATCAACCTATGGAGTGATGGCAGGTAAGAAAAGTTGTCTTTTACATGTTATTGTATTTGGGGACAATTAGATGGATTTTCTTGGCCTGAAATAATTGTGATCAGAGTGTGACATGAAATTCGGTTTCTTAACTTTGAAAATTACTGTTAAAAATCACTTCTTGTTTCCTGTGACACCCGCAGAGATCATAGGGGTTATACCTAATTTCCCTACTCACATGTCCCTGAACTGCTGTGCTTCTTGAGTTTGctttatatagtttttattcaAATTCACTATTGTCAAACTGTTAATTGTAACTTGAGGCTATTGGCAGGCTTACCTTCACTAAAAATGTAGTAGCTACTAGCctcatgtggctatttaaacttaaatgtaaactaagtaaaataaaataagatttcaaattcagtttctcagttgcaCTTGCTATATTTCAAGTGCTcgataaccacatgtggctagtgactcCCATATCAGACAGCACAGGTGTACAGAACACCTCCCCTCATCATTATATTCCTTCTGGACATTTGGTccataaagataaataagacattgatTGAAGCTCAGAGTGATCGGCAGGGCCTTTAGTGATAGCTGTTTCAGGCTTTACAGCCCTTTCTGAATTGCTTCTGAATGAGTCTTAGATTGAAATCATTGAAGTTACATACTTTTCTCCTATAAATAAGTAAAGTATGACTGTATCAAGTATAGCTACCTGTTTATTGATCCTTCTAGAAAGGCATTGAAGCACAGTTTTTGAGGAATAGGCAGATCTGGCTTATGAGATCTATTCATCAAAAATTCTTGCTTAATTTCATGGCATGGCTACATaagattttaatcatttttaaaaagtgcagtTTTATTATGCACAGGATTTTcatttgttggtttatttttaaagaaattctttgaaaagaactCTTATTGATGACAAACTAAAGCTGTgtgagaaaatgtgtgtgtgtgtgtgtatgtgtgtgataatGAGGGAGAAACTTTGGATAAAGGAATCATCTATTAGGGAAATCTTTTCTAACTGACTTGTGTTTTGTTATCATCCAGataagcagtaaaaaaaaaaaaaaaaaaaaaaaaaaaaaaaaacaacaaacaaaaaaaaaaaaaccaagcaagcaaatattgatttattcttataatttttcaagtaaaatggagcaaatagtttaattttaattaaattgtttaaCCTTCGATGTCTCAAAATTTGTCTACTTAAgactaaataaaacattaaaactttaaaataataatccagGAAAATATTAGTTTCTCCTTAATAAACCAGTATCCTAACATTTATGGTTAAATGAAGACCGGGGTTCTTAACGATGACCTGTAAATTCTgatatctttttttaataattaagaaataaagccatattttttcttcctctctggaaATGGATTATTTATGATCAATATGCTTAAATAGTATTCATAGTTAATGAGAATAGCCCTCCTCAATGATGAACTACTTTcattataaaatagtaaaacaaatgtGTTTAGTTACTAGAGGTGCGGGTGGAATGCTTTCTGTGGCCTTTACAACATTTGGATTAGGAGACAGGAAATGACAAACACATGCTGCTATTTCCTGGAGGAAAGACCTCACAGTTCATTTACAGGAACTCCCAGGAACCAAGGTACATTGTCAGTTTCTCTCTTAACCCAGCACAGAGGCAGTCCCCGCCAGTTGATTGAGGTTGGCACCGAGATTAAAACCAGTCACAGACCAGCAGCCAATAATCTCTTGCCCAAATACCATCAGATAGTTTTGCTACCACCTCCCACCCCGCCAAATCAGAGAGGGCCACCACTGGCCTCGGGAGTTTGCAGCTGGCCTCAGAATTCTAACACCCTTCCTGCTCCCAGGACTGGAGCCAATATGCCAATGTTCACATGGAGAGTGTTGGCAGCTCATGTCTTTCTGATACAAGTTTCCTCCAGCAGGAACTCAGCAAACCCTCTTCCATGAACCGCTTCCTCattacaattaaaatgaaaaggccCCCGGAAGAGCCTTTCAAAATGATTCAAAACCCTGGCTTAGTGACATCAACAGCACGAGACTTACACCGAGGTCTGGAGCTATCACTGTGgtctaaaattaaatatattttacgaGTGAAAGAAAAACTCACCATCACAAGCAAaaagatatttgaatatttttgagaGGGACTGTTAAATCTCTctcaaaaattttgttaaaatgtgatATGCTTTAAATGTCAGAATGTCTATACTGGGACATAATTCAGTATTAGCATTTGCCTCATGAGAGATTAGATCTAGGAGAATCTGAACTCTCTTGCCTTTATCCACAGTAAACCTGCATAAATTGAGTTACAAAATACAGCAAttcagaaataagagaaaaaaggtaaataagagagaaatatataaagtacACAATAGAAACTTGATTATGTCATTTGAATTTTCTGAGAAGTCTTAAGGCATTAATCAAATCAGCCACTTCCACACAATCCACAGAAGTGCcttaacaacaacaatgacatGGTGTCACATACTCTATATAAAAAAGTGAAACTACAGAAAGAACTATATTTCTAAAagatatgaaattattttcatatggTTATGTCATTACCCATACTCTGATGCTTACATTTAGTTTGAGCATTTCATTAAATTAATAACTCACAGGAAAAGAAGAGCTATAACTAATATTTTGTCAGGTTGGTAGGTAGAATTTTAATGATCAGATGAATTCACCGTACCTAATAGTCCAGGtgcaggaaaaataaagagaatgacTAGTTGAGAGCAATGAGTTATCCATACCATTAACTAATTACTAACATTGTTCAAATGACTTAGCACCTCTGAGTTTCAGTCTCTTCATATCTAAGTTGTGGTGGGTACTACAACTCTATTGAGATTGAGTAGTAGCAAATTTGTGTCAGCTCAAAATGAGTTATCTTTGGACCTTCTCTTCAGATACTCTTGCAGCTACATTCCTTCTGTCCTTTCACTCCTGAGAACTTAGAGAATTCAAATTCAACACCTTACAGTACAAGTAATAAAAAATCGAGAATTACAAATGCTGTTCAAAGTCTCTCCTAGATAaacacaaaacaagacaaaatatcagaaaacagTTCTCAAAACCCTGACTTTTGGGTTTCTGAGAGAGAGTTTCTGTTCTCCAGTATCTGAAGCAGAGTACAATTCAGGAAACAAGCTCGATGAGGGTTCACCCGTTCCGCTGTCCTGTGGAAACAGCAAATCAACCTCACTGTAATGAATGTTAAACCTACCCTCTTTACATGATGTGGTGGTCAAACCAAGAAGTGGTGTGAAAGtccttgctttaaaaattaatttcaaggggaaaacaaaacaaaacgaaaacctCGTTTAAGTCCCAAACTCTTAAACAAGGTTTAAGTCCCAAGAGTTTGGGACTTAAACAAGGTGATGAGCATCCAATTCTTATTGATGAGAAAtggatattaaaagaaaagattgtTATGGCTGAAAATATTCTCGCTGCATGGgctaatgcaaaagaaaatggaaatcagcCTGACAAATGACAGGGGGTATAGTCTATTTGGGAacccatcttttcattttttgaaatttgaatttttttttctcttaatttacttcttttccttAGTTCTTTGCTTTATTTGGCCCTAAATTGTTCTGGTTGCAATAACTCTAAGGAAACAAGTAATTCTGAAGATCTTTTGCTTCCGCATCATGAAAGGTCTTTTGGTAGCAGTGACATGATGTATTTTCACTTCCAGACTAGGGGTTGGCAACCCTTTTCTGTAAAAAACCAGACAGTAAATATCTCAACCTTTCTAGTCTTTgttgcaactattcaactctgtcATTGTAGCAGGAAAGCAGTCACAGGCTGTATGTAAAGAAATAGGCGTTTCAAATTAAACCAAACAGCCAATGGGCCCCTGTTGTACATGGATAGAATTTACCAGTGCACACTAGTGAAAAGATCACAGTGGAAGCATAtaatttcctttgaatttttatgCCTAAGGAACACAGgggaatatatgcaaatattcagaTACATGTTTCTGTGCGTGTTACAAGCACAGCAGGGTGGCGTATGTTACTGTGTCCCTCTGCTTcccctgtttgtttttttaaggcatCAAGCCAGTAACCTGAGATGATGTTGTAAGCTAACCACATGCTGCAAAGATCAATTTGTCCCATGCTATGGTACATTGAGTCAGCACCTAGTAAGACAAGTCCTATCTCTGACCCCCATTGCCTGCTTTAAAAGATTTACCTctgttcttctccctcctctgccaCACAGAAATGCATACACGGCAATTTAGAAAGGCTCTGGTGAATTAATCTTCAATGTGAAAATGTATTTGGAACTACAGTGTGCAAACACTTCCaagctatgtgtgtgtgtgctgtccAGGCctcaagataatttttctttatccatgtttCAGAAAATGTTGATGAGACCTCTGTTGCACATGACTCACCACATCTTTCATCTTATTTCCACCTTTTTCAGTAATCTAGgttttaaaaagatttgaaacATACTCATCCCAATCACTCTCCACACTCCCCCAAATGCAGGCTCAGATGCTAGAAACAGAAGTTCATTTGGCTGTTCTTTTAAATCGTTATGATGAAATTCTGTGTAAAGTTAGTTCCAGGAAATCTGTGACCTTGCAGATAATTGtagatattttcatataatgaaaaataaaagtgggccgggtgcagtggctcataactgtaatcccagcactttgggaggctgaagcaagtggatcatctgaggttaggggtttgagaccagcctggccaaaatggtgaaaccctgtctctaaacaaaaaattataaataaaattatacataaaaaaataaataaatacaaaaattagccaggcgtggtggcaggcgcctgtagtccaagctactcaggaggctgaggcaggagaattgcttgaagctaggaggcagaggttgcagtgagctgagatggcaccactgcactccagcccggggaacaagagcaagacgctgtctccaaaaaaaaaaaaaaaaaaaaaaaagaaagaaagaaaagaaaccaaaagcaaaaggaaaaaaagaaaaattgtatcaCACATCACATTTTGCTTCTTGGAGCCAAACCttggagaatggtattttctGTGTACCTTTCATGGATTCCATTCAAATTTGTCTTCTGTGTGTCCACTTCACCAGAGTACTTACAATGTATTAACTACCTTTCAATTTTTGTGGCTGGGTTctgtggcttatacctataatcctagcactttaggaagctttGGTGGGAGCAttgctggaagccaggagtttgagaccagcctgggcaacacagtgagatcccatctgtgcaaaaaatttaaaacagatgagcacggtggcgcatgcctgtagatactacttaggatgctgaggtggcAGGACGGCTTGgggcaggaatttgagactgcagtgagctatgattttaccactgcactccaatctaggagacagagtaagaccccatctctaaaaataaagaataaataagcaaaaataaataaataaataaataattttatggaaATAGGGATGACacactttatatacattttattgtaatattttttgTCTAAAAGCATTTGTTTAAAATAGCCAAAAGTGTTTAAATGCAGAGAAAACCTTTTAAAGGGAAGTTATTGAATTTAGTGAGTATAAACTGCCTGGAAAATGAACCAGGCAATGATTTTGATGTGGCTTGCTGCAATGCTCATTAGACTTTAGTTCTGGTTTAAACTGCAAAGTTAATTCGTTGGGCACTGAaggcaagttgtttaatttctttctacTTAAATTTTCTACATTGTAAATTATGGGGAAAAACATATATCTTTCctgactcattttctttttttttgtataaagacAAAGATGATGACAAATGTGAAATTAACGCAACACAAAGTGTTGCATAGAAGATTTGTAGCAGTACATGATTATGATCAGCaagagaaattgaaaataataataaaatttgataACAAATTCAGACCTTATAGTATGCATAtgtaaaaaacacacaaattgtttatataaaataaacatgatttgACATAGGTTAAATGAGTCATCTAAAGTgtcttaaaatatgttaaatgtacAAAATCTAACAGTAGCCTGGCttttctttgtactctttctcagGGTATTTTATCATTAAATGTATTAAGTGATACCTGATGGAccttaataataaaagaagtgaaagttttataaatatatgtgcaaatCAATTCTGAAAGTATAAGCACAAAACAACTCTTCAGATAAATATCAGATTAAATAGATGCTAACATAAATgtcatcagttttctttttacatcTATTAGTCCTTCTTTTAATTTagcagaaaactaaaattaataaagaGCTAAAAATGAACCCCACAGcaataaacattttgaagaaaagcTATATAATAAAAGGAAAGTTGGTCAAATTGTTTTTAAGAATGTTCTCTGGTCTGATCAAGACGCCACACAATAAAGCATACACTGGATAGTTGACTGACTTTTACAAAAGTAAACCTGGATAATTTTAGTTTGTAAAAGTAGcaggaattttttaaagacaaaaatagttTCTTTCACATCTTTTTCCCAGCTTTAAAGcagacaaatttattttatgctgATTTGTTTAACCTCTCATTTATATGTTtactttgttttagaaaaataatatgccCTTTTAGATGGGGTGCACTTTataattacacatttttatagaaataacatATAAACCAACAATTTGCTGAGTTGCAGTATTCTTTGCTCATTACATATTGATATATTAATGTAAGATTTATGTATTCTGGAAAATATGCTATTACTCATGTCTTTGACTTGGGAATGTATGTGTAGAGTAATTATAGGTGGCATGAACTCTATAGGATGCATTTTTTCAGTAAGTTTCTAAGAATCATTATTGCATGTATTccatagtaatttattttaaaatatttatacttataaGAAAAGGATTAATTACtcaatatttttgtataaaaatgtcTTGCTTACACAATCATCCTTCTATATATGTGGCacattggttccaggacccccaagGATACTGAAATCtttggatgctcaagtccctggtataaaatggtgtagtatttgcaaaTAATCTAGGCACATTCtctactttaaatcatctctagattacttataatatctgaatcaatgcaaatgctatgtaaataattctTATACTATACTGggttatttgtatcatttttattcttgtgttgttattttttactttattttttaaatgtatttaatccACTGTTGCATCAATCCATgaatgcagaacccatggatacagaaggCACACTAGACATGTCATTTATTATAAATTGAAGTAAAATCTTTGTCGATAAAACTTGTAATGCAttgataaagaaaacaagaaacaaaatgtgTTGGAATTTGGCTTATATACGACTCTCTCACCTATACTTCCCAACTGAGATAGACTCTTCCAATGAAGAAGGAAGTCTGGAAgcaattatataataatttcagacctttttacattttttgtgatTTAACGTATCCACTCAATAGAGTCAATGCTTTATCATTTATGGGTAATTACTTATCATATATAAAGTTGCAAACTTTCTTGctgcttatttttgcttttccttaaataataatcaagaaattattatattatattgtatatttttcaagaaatctTGTTAGTGACTTTTTAATAGAACTTTCGAGGTTACCTTTTGTTAATGTTTAATCATTCCTCAAGCCTATTTAGccacattaatatattttatattcttatcattctttttctgcctgccttcatttaattaaaaaagatgTGATTTTTCCTAATAAAATCAAGTTTTTACTGATTAAATAGGGGGGCATTTTTATATTGTGAAATCAATTTCCCAATCACAAGAAAACTTCTCAGCATAGCACTTAGCTGAAGCATTTAGTGCCATGATTACAACAAACATCACCCattatttgttcaatgaattaaGAAAACAGAGTTCCATGCATAGATTCTGGTTAGAGTTCAACCTCAGATTCCCAGGAATAGGTGTCATTTAAGAGAAAAACATGATAGAAAATGTACACTTCCGAGAGaagttgtttgtttctattttagttATTCGCAGTCCCCTGCTTCTTTCCTTTAACCCTATCTTTGGTGTTGCTGCTCTGGAGAAGGTAGAAGATAAATAATCTCAATTCTACTAAGCTACTTTGACTCCTTCTTCAGAAGACTATATGTAAGGTAACCTTTTAAGTACTGAGACAGGCTAGAGCAGAATAATGGGCTAAATCAGGCAAAATCCTTTCTTATATAGAAATAAGGAAGAATTACAAttggtctttttcattttatttctttgtttactcACAGGTAGTTTAACcccttgtctttataaatttcctGACCACACTTTGAGTCATGGATTTCCTCCTATACACCAGCCTCTCCTGGCAGAGGACCCCACAGCTGCTGATTTCAAGCAGGAACTCAGGCGGAAAAGTAAATTGGTGGAAGAGCCAATAGACATGGATTCTCCAGAAATCAGAGAACTCGAAAAGTTTGCCAACGAATTTAAAGTGAGAAGAATTAAGTTAGGTATGTGCTTGTTAAAGGCAACAGGACAAAGAGCTTGGTTTGCAAATCTTTATTGCTGTTAAATCTCTTATATGTTACTCAAATGTATAAGATGATTGTCATTCTTCATCTCTACTGTGGACGTAGTTAATTGCTATGGAAATCCTCCAAAAACTTTTGTTTACTGATAATTTCTTAAGAGcctaaatacataatttttaaattaataatactcTTTCAAAACTTACCCACCTCAACTTTAGTTTCGAAGTGCccatttttatctatattttatttgaaccATACATATTGATATATTAATATGTAGTGAAATGTGTGAGGCCATACTTTTATATGATTCAAAAGTACAAAAGAGTATAAGTGACATGTATCCTTCTGcttgttttttc
Above is a window of Macaca thibetana thibetana isolate TM-01 chromosome 2, ASM2454274v1, whole genome shotgun sequence DNA encoding:
- the POU1F1 gene encoding pituitary-specific positive transcription factor 1 isoform X1, which translates into the protein MSCQAFTSADTFIPLNSDASATLPLIMHHSAAECLPVSNHATNVMSTVPSILSLIQTPKCLCTHFFVTTLGNTATGLHYSVPSCHYGNQPSTYGVMAGSLTPCLYKFPDHTLSHGFPPIHQPLLAEDPTAADFKQELRRKSKLVEEPIDMDSPEIRELEKFANEFKVRRIKLGYTQTNVGEALAAVHGSEFSQTTICRFENLQLSFKNACKLKAILSKWLEEAEQVGALYNEKVGANERKRKRRTTISIAAKDALERHFGEQNKPSSQEIMRMAEELNLEKEVVRVWFCNRRQREKRVKTSLNQSLFSISKEHLECR
- the POU1F1 gene encoding pituitary-specific positive transcription factor 1 isoform X2, coding for MSCQAFTSADTFIPLNSDASATLPLIMHHSAAECLPVSNHATNVMSTATGLHYSVPSCHYGNQPSTYGVMAGSLTPCLYKFPDHTLSHGFPPIHQPLLAEDPTAADFKQELRRKSKLVEEPIDMDSPEIRELEKFANEFKVRRIKLGYTQTNVGEALAAVHGSEFSQTTICRFENLQLSFKNACKLKAILSKWLEEAEQVGALYNEKVGANERKRKRRTTISIAAKDALERHFGEQNKPSSQEIMRMAEELNLEKEVVRVWFCNRRQREKRVKTSLNQSLFSISKEHLECR